One segment of Solanum stenotomum isolate F172 chromosome 1, ASM1918654v1, whole genome shotgun sequence DNA contains the following:
- the LOC125863691 gene encoding pentatricopeptide repeat-containing protein At4g21065-like, which yields MTSHQIESLFQRSKSIIHLLQLHSLFIKTTIHHDEYRLSQFISLSSSISLQFTRTIFDNSPIIPSIFAWNTMMRAYSQVESLKLFKQFQKIGLKPDRFTFPIVLKVSGHCLMIGTGGSLHSMAVKSGFGSDLHVNNTILRMYAGFGVIRFARQVFDEMLLRDIVSWSSMMAAYVHCNLPSDALILFQCMKLANEKPNSVTLVSLLGACTHILIIRLGKCIHSHIVTSGIELHVELETALLGMYAKCGHIQQAFRIFNLMGDKNLQTWTIMISGLADHGHGEEAVSLFARMEESGFRPDSLSFSAILYACSHIGFVDAGREYFEKMASIYNIRPTMEHYGCMVDMFGRAGELEEAYDIIRSMPIEPNSVILRSFISACKHHGHIPCAEENLREILLKIEPDLGSNYVLASSLSYLFGYCSDANSLRLAMKAKGIKKYPGSSWVQSLGSSSEGSS from the exons ATGACTTCCCACCAAATTGAGTCACTTTTCCAACGTTCAAAATCGATCATTCATCTTCTCCAACTTCATTCTCTATTcatcaaaacaacaattcaTCACGACGAGTATCGTCTCTCCCAATTCATATCACTGTCTTCTTCAATATCTCTCCAATTCACCCGTACCATCTTCGATAATTCTCCCATTATTCCATCAATCTTCGCATGGAACACAATGATGAGAGCATATTCCCAAGTAGAGTCTCTGAAGCTCTTTAAACAGTTTCAAAAAATTGGATTAAAACCAGATAGATTCACCTTTCCTATTGTGCTAAAGGTTTCTGGGCATTGTTTGATGATTGGAACGGGTGGATCGTTGCATTCCATGGCTGTGAAGTCGGGTTTTGGTTCAGATTTACATGTGAACAATACCATTTTGAGAATGTATGCTGGATTTGGTGTGATCAGGTTTGCAAGACaggtgtttgatgaaatgcttCTGAGGGATATAGTTTCTTGGAGTTCAATGATGGCTGCTTATGTTCATTG TAACTTGCCTTCAGATGCTCTGATCCTGTTCCAATGTATGAAGCTAGCAAATGAAAAGCCAAATTCTGTCACTTTGGTTAGCTTGTTGGGGGCATGTACTCATATCCTGATTATCAGATTAGGTAAATGTATTCACTCACACATTGTTACCAGTGGTATTGAACTACATGTTGAGCTGGAAACAGCCCTCCTGGGCATGTATGCAAAATGTGGTCATATACAACAGGCTTTCCGCATATTCAATTTGATGGGTGATAAAAATCTGCAGACCTGGACCATCATGATTTCTGGTCTTGCTGATCATGGACATGGAGAAGAAGCTGTGTCCTTGTTTGCCAGAATGGAAGAATCTGGCTTTAGGCCGGACAGCTTATCATTTTCTGCAATCTTATATGCTTGTAGTCATATTGGCTTTGTTGATGCGGGGCgtgaatattttgaaaaaatggcAAGTATTTATAACATCAGGCCAACTATGGAACATTACGGATGCATGGTGGATATGTTTGGACGTGCTGGAGAATTAGAAGAAGCTTATGATATTATAAGGAGCATGCCTATAGAGCCTAATTCTGTGATATTGAGGAGTTTCATTAGTGCTTGTAAGCATCACGGTCATATTCCTTGCGCAGAAGAAAATCTAAGGGAGATTCTCCTCAAAATAGAGCCTGATCTTGGATCAAACTATGTACTTGCATCTAGTTTATCTTATCTTTTTGGTTACTGCAGCGATGCGAATAGCCTAAGATTGGCTATGAAAGCAAAAGGGATAAAGAAATATCCTGGCAGCAGTTGGGTGCAGTCGCTTGGTAGTTCTTCTGAAGGAAGCAGTTGA